A genomic window from Streptomyces brevispora includes:
- a CDS encoding class I adenylate-forming enzyme family protein, whose protein sequence is MPHTDPTPATPAPEPAGGAGEPALPASAASAAEVATAAIAARVETALTGPGGPFAVVRAEDGPEAGSLVYADGPRTLREFVETTWAFGDQPFLIAAERSYSYAEFFAAASALACRLSDTYGLRAGDRAVVAMRNHPEWQIAFWAVQLAGLVAVPLNAWWTEDELTYALDDSGPRVLLVDGERMPRVAAWARRSEARVIVFHDEARGAREAREVEVPGGVEWYEDLPAPDPFAAPPEVDIRPEDDATIIYTSGTTGRPKGAVATQLAQAGAARNPRFHAAASALSRGIIPGQGPAPVTLLTFPFFHVAAFTSVYATMSAGGALVLMRKWDAEEALRLIREHRVTQYAGVPATALQLLAEAIQEGDVLESLQMLSTGGAAAPPDLVARLTARYGERIEPRNGYGLTETSGGVMANFGADYRLHPGSVGRPTPTTEVRIADPAGEALPEGEVGELWLRGQALVRGYWQDEAATAQAFTGGWFRTGDLAVVHEGRVSVVDRIKDMVLRGGENVYCIEVEAVLHDHPDVEDAAVLGVAHPVLGEEVAAVVRLRPGAVATTEELRVHVRRSLAAFKVPAHVLVSGEPLPRNATGKLLKRELRGLVEQELRGPVERELRGDGGAGGAGGQGRVIRTR, encoded by the coding sequence GTGCCGCACACCGACCCGACCCCAGCCACACCCGCTCCAGAGCCCGCCGGAGGGGCGGGAGAGCCCGCTCTGCCGGCCTCAGCGGCCTCAGCGGCCGAGGTCGCCACAGCTGCGATCGCTGCCCGGGTGGAGACCGCACTGACCGGACCGGGGGGCCCGTTCGCCGTCGTGCGTGCTGAGGACGGGCCGGAGGCGGGCTCGCTCGTGTACGCGGACGGGCCCAGGACTCTCCGTGAGTTCGTGGAGACCACTTGGGCGTTCGGGGACCAGCCGTTCCTGATCGCGGCGGAGCGCAGCTATTCGTACGCCGAGTTCTTCGCCGCGGCCTCCGCGCTGGCGTGCCGGCTGAGTGACACGTACGGGCTCCGGGCGGGCGACCGGGCCGTGGTGGCGATGCGTAATCACCCTGAGTGGCAGATCGCGTTCTGGGCGGTCCAGCTGGCCGGCCTGGTCGCCGTCCCGCTGAACGCCTGGTGGACCGAGGACGAGCTCACCTACGCGCTCGACGACTCCGGACCGCGGGTCCTCCTGGTCGACGGGGAACGGATGCCGCGGGTCGCGGCCTGGGCCCGTAGGTCCGAGGCCCGCGTGATCGTCTTTCACGACGAGGCCCGCGGGGCCCGCGAGGCCCGCGAGGTGGAGGTGCCGGGCGGGGTCGAGTGGTACGAGGACCTGCCCGCCCCCGATCCGTTCGCCGCGCCGCCGGAGGTCGATATCCGGCCGGAGGACGACGCGACGATCATCTACACCTCCGGCACCACCGGCAGGCCCAAGGGGGCCGTCGCCACGCAACTCGCTCAGGCGGGCGCCGCGCGCAACCCGCGGTTCCACGCGGCGGCATCCGCACTCAGCCGGGGGATCATCCCGGGACAGGGGCCCGCGCCCGTCACGCTGCTGACGTTTCCGTTCTTCCACGTCGCCGCGTTCACCAGCGTCTACGCCACGATGTCGGCGGGCGGCGCCCTCGTCCTGATGCGCAAGTGGGACGCGGAGGAGGCGCTGCGGCTGATCCGCGAGCACCGGGTGACGCAATACGCCGGAGTGCCGGCCACCGCGCTTCAGCTGCTCGCCGAGGCCATCCAGGAGGGTGACGTGCTGGAGAGCCTCCAGATGCTCAGCACGGGCGGGGCGGCCGCCCCGCCGGATCTGGTCGCTCGCCTGACCGCCCGATACGGCGAGCGGATCGAGCCGCGCAACGGGTACGGACTGACCGAGACCAGCGGTGGCGTCATGGCGAATTTCGGCGCCGACTACCGGCTGCACCCGGGCAGCGTCGGCCGCCCGACCCCCACCACGGAGGTGCGGATCGCCGATCCGGCGGGGGAGGCGCTGCCCGAGGGCGAGGTCGGCGAGCTGTGGCTGCGCGGCCAGGCACTGGTCCGGGGCTACTGGCAGGACGAGGCGGCGACGGCGCAGGCGTTCACCGGTGGCTGGTTCCGTACCGGAGACCTTGCCGTGGTCCACGAAGGGCGGGTCAGTGTCGTCGACCGGATCAAGGACATGGTGCTCCGCGGCGGTGAGAACGTGTACTGCATCGAGGTCGAGGCGGTGCTGCACGACCACCCGGATGTCGAGGACGCGGCGGTCCTGGGGGTGGCCCACCCGGTGCTGGGCGAGGAGGTCGCCGCGGTGGTCCGGCTCCGTCCCGGTGCCGTCGCCACGACCGAGGAGCTGCGGGTGCATGTGCGGCGGAGCCTGGCCGCGTTCAAGGTCCCGGCCCATGTGCTGGTGTCCGGTGAGCCACTGCCGCGCAACGCCACCGGGAAGCTCCTCAAGCGGGAACTGCGCGGCCTGGTCGAACAGGAGCTGCGCGGTCCGGTCGAGCGGGAGCTGCGCGGGGACGGTGGAGCAGGGGGCGCGGGCGGTCAGGGGCGAGTTATTCGTACCCGGTAG
- a CDS encoding CU044_5270 family protein, with protein sequence MIRTPWRRREPLDHAELARLLPGPGDPELPQDRLTMLEEHLMNEIQQHQARPQMELRQFPVFSPPPPVVERRSRRKVALIGAAVAVVVLAGVVGVGRLGLGQEDGAQALVPAPVVRVVPGTTQGLGGAVDRISAAAGKEALLEPEPGQFIYVKSQVSWLSLEHNVSTGEKKTWVQKLHPREVWMSPNGRKGWLIEAGNGTTSTEGMDLDSDVEPHLSAPSYNYLKALPADPDALLKKIYAETGELGNGRNQEAFTAIGDLVAEQLMPAQLTAALYRAAAKIPGVVLVDEAKDAVGRRGIAIARVDEEAGERTEWIFDAKSYDYLGARTVQIREAEGIAAGTVTARTAITQRAVVDEMKALPGTGKA encoded by the coding sequence ATGATTCGCACCCCCTGGCGGCGGCGAGAGCCGCTCGACCATGCGGAGCTGGCTCGGCTGTTGCCGGGGCCGGGCGATCCGGAGCTGCCTCAAGACCGCCTGACCATGCTTGAGGAGCACTTGATGAACGAGATCCAGCAGCACCAGGCGAGGCCGCAAATGGAGTTGCGGCAGTTCCCGGTGTTCTCGCCGCCGCCTCCGGTGGTGGAGCGTCGGTCCCGTCGCAAGGTCGCGTTGATCGGTGCGGCGGTGGCGGTAGTCGTGCTAGCCGGTGTGGTGGGCGTCGGCCGGCTCGGGCTCGGGCAGGAGGACGGGGCGCAGGCCCTGGTGCCCGCCCCTGTCGTGCGGGTGGTGCCGGGGACGACGCAGGGGCTGGGCGGCGCTGTGGACCGGATCTCGGCGGCGGCCGGCAAGGAGGCGCTGCTGGAGCCGGAACCGGGGCAGTTCATCTACGTCAAGAGTCAGGTGTCATGGCTCTCTCTGGAACACAACGTCAGCACCGGCGAGAAGAAGACATGGGTGCAGAAGCTGCACCCGCGCGAGGTGTGGATGTCGCCGAACGGACGCAAGGGCTGGCTGATCGAGGCGGGCAACGGCACCACCTCGACGGAGGGCATGGATCTGGACAGCGACGTCGAGCCCCATCTGTCCGCGCCCAGCTACAACTACCTCAAGGCCTTGCCCGCGGACCCGGACGCGCTGCTGAAGAAGATCTATGCCGAGACCGGGGAACTGGGCAATGGAAGGAACCAGGAGGCATTCACCGCCATCGGTGATCTGGTGGCGGAGCAGTTGATGCCCGCCCAGCTGACCGCAGCGCTGTACCGGGCTGCCGCGAAGATTCCGGGCGTGGTGCTGGTGGACGAGGCGAAGGACGCGGTGGGGCGGCGCGGAATCGCCATAGCGCGGGTCGACGAGGAGGCGGGCGAGCGTACGGAGTGGATCTTCGACGCAAAGTCGTACGACTACCTTGGCGCGCGCACCGTCCAGATCCGGGAGGCCGAGGGAATAGCGGCGGGCACGGTCACCGCGCGGACCGCGATCACCCAGCGAGCCGTGGTCGACGAGATGAAGGCACTGCCGGGGACAGGCAAGGCCTGA
- a CDS encoding RNA polymerase sigma factor, translating to MHVRIRAGDPDAFRELFRDYAQLVYRHAVRSTGNWAMSEDVVSLTFLEAWRLREKLRDEGESPRPWLMGIAVNVLRNTGRAARRHDRALARLPLRDVLPDFADELVGRIADSEELAAAKVALGMLRRSEREVFALCVWSGLGYAEAAEALGVPVGTVRSRLSRARTRLRKLTEGELRRSRIKVEPVVVRGQVQGDRIAAVRSNEESGR from the coding sequence ATGCATGTCCGCATTCGCGCGGGGGACCCTGATGCCTTCAGGGAGCTTTTCCGTGACTACGCACAGCTGGTCTACCGCCACGCCGTGCGCAGTACGGGGAATTGGGCCATGTCTGAGGATGTTGTATCGCTCACCTTCCTGGAGGCGTGGCGGCTGCGGGAGAAGTTGCGGGACGAAGGCGAGAGCCCGCGGCCATGGCTGATGGGGATCGCGGTCAATGTGCTGCGCAATACGGGGCGTGCGGCCCGGCGCCATGACAGGGCGTTGGCCCGGCTGCCCCTGCGAGACGTACTGCCGGACTTCGCCGACGAGTTGGTCGGGCGGATAGCGGATTCCGAGGAGTTGGCTGCGGCGAAGGTCGCGCTGGGGATGCTGCGGAGGTCCGAGCGTGAGGTGTTCGCGCTGTGCGTCTGGTCAGGTCTCGGATACGCGGAGGCCGCCGAGGCGCTGGGGGTGCCGGTCGGGACGGTGAGATCGAGGCTGTCGCGGGCGCGGACCCGGCTGCGCAAGCTCACGGAGGGGGAGTTGCGGCGCTCGCGAATCAAGGTGGAACCGGTCGTGGTGCGCGGACAAGTACAGGGTGACCGCATCGCGGCGGTCCGGTCGAACGAGGAGAGTGGCCGATGA
- a CDS encoding metallophosphoesterase, with amino-acid sequence MSRQLRQIIATTDVHSAFDSAAPMLTHLHAARPDSLIVDCGDFFEGSGYYHLGEGGIEREVLTTLYDLLAPGNHGWPHYFEPRLHRMTVCANTTDDCGTPLFDRVRIRDIGGRRVAVTAVMGPQAFNAIPADQRAGHRISNPAQALHEVMQENHHRADSWMVLSHSGFEEDLKLAAACPRADVIFAGHCHSNSFGPAHVGDTLVVKGRELGAGYAAAEPVGSGWGARIECFPDAHSVPRELTSLMEKISAIGLRLRSPIGAVDERLRDAPLDRRRLLEEIAGRLHSGLGADAVILNETALRPVQLGATLTLGDLLAIEPFGNQLVHAFLPEQHVQDHGKLLDHLTELVGPLIVAPASLPPAIRTVLTTDYLADSHLGGRTHQAGVRLRQAVRHVLTTSLASSAVPQEGGQ; translated from the coding sequence TTGAGCCGGCAACTACGGCAAATCATCGCGACCACCGACGTCCACTCCGCCTTCGACTCGGCCGCTCCGATGCTCACCCACCTCCACGCTGCGAGGCCCGACAGCCTGATCGTGGACTGCGGAGACTTCTTCGAGGGGAGCGGCTACTACCACCTCGGCGAGGGAGGCATCGAGCGCGAAGTCCTCACCACTCTGTACGACCTGCTCGCGCCCGGAAACCACGGGTGGCCGCACTACTTCGAGCCGCGGCTGCACCGGATGACGGTGTGCGCGAACACGACCGACGACTGCGGCACGCCGCTCTTCGACCGCGTGCGCATCCGGGACATCGGAGGACGACGGGTCGCTGTCACCGCGGTGATGGGGCCACAGGCGTTCAACGCCATCCCTGCCGACCAGCGCGCCGGCCACCGCATCAGCAACCCGGCCCAGGCTCTGCACGAAGTGATGCAGGAGAACCACCACAGGGCTGACTCGTGGATGGTGCTGTCCCACTCCGGCTTCGAGGAGGACCTGAAGCTGGCCGCAGCCTGCCCGCGCGCCGATGTCATCTTCGCCGGGCACTGCCACAGCAACAGCTTCGGCCCCGCGCATGTCGGCGACACCCTCGTGGTCAAGGGCCGCGAACTCGGTGCCGGATACGCCGCAGCCGAGCCTGTCGGCAGCGGCTGGGGCGCCCGCATCGAGTGCTTCCCCGACGCTCATTCCGTTCCTCGCGAACTCACCTCGCTGATGGAGAAGATCTCAGCCATCGGACTGCGACTGAGAAGCCCCATCGGCGCTGTGGACGAGCGCCTCCGAGATGCGCCCTTGGATCGCCGCAGACTGCTCGAAGAGATCGCCGGTCGACTGCACTCCGGCCTCGGCGCTGACGCGGTCATCCTCAACGAGACCGCCCTGCGTCCGGTGCAACTCGGCGCCACGCTGACCCTCGGCGACCTGCTGGCCATCGAGCCCTTCGGTAACCAGCTCGTGCACGCGTTCCTCCCCGAGCAGCACGTCCAGGACCACGGCAAGCTGCTCGACCACCTCACCGAACTCGTCGGCCCCCTGATCGTCGCCCCTGCGTCTCTTCCCCCGGCGATCCGAACCGTGCTGACCACCGACTACCTCGCCGACAGCCACCTCGGCGGGCGTACTCATCAAGCAGGCGTACGGCTTCGTCAAGCCGTGCGCCATGTCCTGACCACCTCGCTCGCCAGCTCCGCAGTCCCTCAAGAAGGAGGCCAGTAA
- the dcd gene encoding dCTP deaminase: protein MILTGPEIKAAVANGRLRITPFTPDQTNPNSYNVRLGPTLLTYAAKVIDAHQTNPTRSILIGEDGYVLQPGELYLGHTVEEVGSDIFVPLLFGRSSVGRLGLFVEITAPIGDIGFHGQWTLMLSPIRPLRVYAGMKIGQIMFFVSTGDVDLYRGKYQGAAGPQPSRYWQDTPPIQAVAS, encoded by the coding sequence ATGATCCTCACCGGACCTGAGATCAAGGCTGCCGTGGCCAACGGACGCTTACGGATCACCCCCTTCACCCCGGACCAGACGAACCCCAACAGCTACAACGTCCGCCTCGGTCCGACCTTGCTGACGTATGCCGCCAAGGTGATCGACGCCCACCAGACCAATCCCACGCGCTCGATCCTGATCGGCGAGGACGGATACGTCCTGCAGCCCGGCGAGCTGTACCTCGGCCACACCGTGGAGGAGGTCGGCTCGGACATCTTCGTCCCCCTGCTCTTCGGCCGCTCCTCGGTCGGACGCCTCGGCCTGTTCGTCGAGATCACCGCGCCGATCGGCGACATCGGCTTCCACGGTCAGTGGACCTTGATGCTCTCGCCCATCCGCCCGCTGCGGGTGTACGCGGGCATGAAGATCGGGCAGATCATGTTCTTCGTCTCCACCGGCGACGTCGACCTGTACCGCGGCAAGTACCAGGGAGCCGCCGGCCCCCAGCCCTCCCGCTACTGGCAGGACACCCCGCCCATCCAGGCGGTCGCCTCGTGA
- a CDS encoding dCTP deaminase, whose translation MIVTGSAIAAAVSTGEITISPYEPERISPNSYDWRLGDTIRICDGDLDAASRTTFTEHPIPTTGLVLKPGVLYLGITLETTGSETYAQLLNGNRTIGALGIWVHVSAPLGHQGHAIRWTLEIRVARPAPVYPGMTFGKLVFLTTVGSPSSYQQQRAKYAATNGIDISRLYEEIRQGAL comes from the coding sequence GTGATCGTCACGGGCTCAGCCATCGCCGCTGCCGTCAGCACGGGAGAGATCACCATCTCCCCCTATGAGCCCGAGCGGATCTCACCCAACTCCTACGACTGGCGGCTGGGCGACACGATCCGCATCTGTGACGGCGACCTCGACGCCGCCTCCCGCACCACCTTCACCGAACACCCCATCCCCACGACCGGTTTGGTCCTGAAACCCGGAGTGCTCTACCTCGGCATCACTCTGGAGACGACCGGCTCGGAAACGTACGCACAACTACTCAACGGGAACCGCACCATCGGCGCCCTCGGCATCTGGGTCCACGTCTCCGCCCCGCTTGGCCACCAGGGCCACGCGATCCGCTGGACCTTGGAGATCCGCGTCGCCAGGCCCGCCCCCGTCTACCCGGGAATGACCTTCGGCAAGCTCGTCTTCCTCACCACCGTCGGCAGCCCGTCCAGTTACCAGCAACAACGAGCCAAGTACGCGGCGACGAACGGCATCGACATCTCCCGCCTGTACGAAGAGATCCGTCAAGGAGCTTTGTGA
- a CDS encoding IS256 family transposase encodes MLSVVNEDGTTQSGSLMDDIVRVGARRMLAAALEAEVNQYIAELAGERDEVGRRLVVRNGHHRERTVTTAAGPIAVKAPRVNDKRVDGETGERKRFSSKILAPWCRKSPKISEVLPLLYLHGLSSGDFVPAMEQFLGSAAGLSPATVTRLTKQWRDDHAAFQDRDLSGSDYVYVWADGVHPKVRLGQARSCVLVLMGVRTDGSKELIALAEGLRESTESWADLLRDCRRRGMRDPELVVGDGAMGLWRALTEVFPQAKHQRCWVHKTRNVVNALPKSAQPGAKKALQEIYNAEDRAHAEKAVKDFGRAYGAKWPKAVKKITDDVDELLAFYDFPAQHWVHLRTTNPIESTFSTVKLRTKVTRGAGSPAAALAMVFKLAESAQARWRAITAPHLVALVRNGACFERGVLVEREQEAAA; translated from the coding sequence GTGCTGAGCGTAGTCAACGAGGACGGCACCACCCAGAGCGGCTCCCTGATGGACGACATCGTCCGTGTGGGCGCCCGTCGGATGCTCGCCGCGGCCCTGGAAGCCGAAGTCAATCAGTACATAGCCGAGTTGGCGGGCGAGCGGGACGAGGTCGGCCGCCGTCTGGTGGTCCGTAACGGCCACCACCGCGAGCGGACGGTGACCACCGCCGCCGGGCCGATCGCGGTGAAGGCGCCGCGGGTGAACGACAAGCGGGTCGATGGCGAGACGGGCGAGCGCAAGCGGTTCTCGTCGAAGATCCTCGCCCCCTGGTGCCGGAAGTCCCCGAAGATCAGCGAGGTCCTGCCCCTGCTCTACCTGCACGGTCTGTCCTCCGGCGACTTCGTGCCCGCGATGGAGCAGTTCCTCGGCTCGGCCGCTGGGCTCTCGCCGGCCACGGTGACCCGGCTGACCAAGCAGTGGCGCGACGATCACGCCGCCTTCCAGGACCGGGACCTGTCCGGATCCGACTACGTGTACGTGTGGGCCGACGGCGTCCACCCCAAGGTCCGCCTCGGCCAGGCCCGCTCCTGCGTCCTGGTCCTCATGGGCGTGCGCACCGACGGCAGCAAGGAGCTGATCGCGCTCGCCGAGGGCCTGCGCGAGTCGACCGAGTCCTGGGCCGACCTCCTGCGGGACTGCCGCCGGCGCGGCATGCGCGATCCCGAGCTCGTCGTCGGCGACGGAGCCATGGGCCTGTGGCGGGCTCTGACCGAGGTGTTTCCGCAGGCCAAGCATCAAAGGTGCTGGGTTCACAAAACCCGGAACGTGGTCAACGCCCTGCCGAAGTCGGCACAGCCCGGCGCGAAGAAGGCACTGCAGGAGATCTACAACGCCGAGGACCGCGCTCACGCCGAGAAGGCGGTGAAGGACTTCGGGCGCGCCTACGGCGCGAAGTGGCCCAAGGCCGTCAAGAAGATTACCGACGACGTCGACGAACTCCTGGCGTTCTACGACTTCCCGGCCCAGCACTGGGTCCATCTGCGCACGACGAATCCGATCGAGTCGACCTTCAGCACGGTGAAGCTGCGGACCAAGGTCACCCGCGGCGCCGGCAGCCCGGCCGCGGCCCTGGCGATGGTGTTCAAGCTCGCCGAGTCCGCTCAGGCCCGCTGGCGCGCGATCACCGCACCCCACCTCGTTGCCCTCGTCCGCAACGGCGCCTGCTTCGAACGCGGCGTCCTGGTCGAGCGTGAGCAGGAGGCCGCGGCATGA